In Timaviella obliquedivisa GSE-PSE-MK23-08B, the sequence GAACAAAGATTATGAACACCTTCCGCAGACCTCAGAGACTCTGATCTATCTGGCGATGATCCGGATTATGGTGAGGCGATTGGCGTAAAATCTGACTTGCCATAACTTTTCAAACATCCT encodes:
- a CDS encoding transposase — protein: NKDYEHLPQTSETLIYLAMIRIMVRRLA